Sequence from the Actinomyces slackii genome:
CGGGGCCGGGGGCGCGACGGTCTCCAGGCTCAGCCCCAGGGCACGGCCAACGGTGCGCGCGATCTCAATGGCATCGGCCCAGTCCCAGGCGCGCCCGGCGCCCAGGACTCCCGGGCTCTCCTTGGCGCCCGTCACGATGGCGGCCGCATGCATGGGCTGCCGGGGAACGCCGGCCGCCAGCGCGGCGATCTCCTCATCGCTGGGGCGGTGGTCAACCCCGGGGATCGCGGCGGGCACCGTGCCCTGGGCCAGGGTGACCGAGCCGACCTCGAAGACGGCGACATCGGGCAGCCCTCGGGAGATGTTGCGGGCAGCGGTCTCCACCAGGGAGTCCAGGATGGAGGTGCGCAGCCAGGGGGCGTCCTCGGCCAGGGGGTTGGCCAGCCGCACGGCCTGGCGGCGCGGGTCGTCCTCGGGGATCTCCAGGAGGTCGTGCACCCCTCCGATGAAGGGGTAGGACAGCACCTGGGTCAGGCCTGCGCCGACCAGCGCGCGGACCGCCTCGCGGCTCAGGCGCTGGCGCCCGGTCAGCCCCGCGCCCGACGGAGCGCTGGGCACGATGGAGTCGATGGCCTCGTAGCCGTCGAGCCGGGCGATCTCCTCGGCGAAGTGGGCCGGCCCCACCAGGTCGGGCCGCCACGTCGGGGCAGTGATCTCGAGCAGCTCACGACCGGCGTCGTCGGCCCCGGCCGGGTTGACAGTGCAGCCAATGATCTCCAGCAGCTCGGTGACCCGGGACTTGCCGTAGGGCACGCCCGTCAGGCGCTCGGCCTCATCGGCGCGGATGATCTGCGGCGCAGGGGCGGTGGTGCGGTCGATGTCGGTGGCGATGGGCTCGGCCGTGCCCCCGCCGTACTCGACGAGCAGATCGACGGCCCGCTGGGCGGCCACGGGAGCCAGTGCTGTGTCCACCCCGCGCTCATTGCGCTTGGAGGACTCGGTGGGCAGGCGGTGGCGGCGCGCGGAGCGGGCGATGGAGACCGGGTCGAAGTGCGCGGCCTCGATCAGCAGATCAGTGGTGGTGGCATCGACCTCGGCGGCGGCCCCGCCGAAGACACCGGCCAGCACCAGGGGGCGCGATCCCTGACCATCCGGGGAGTCGCTGATGACCAGGTCCTCGGGGTCCAGGGCGCGGGTGACCTCGTCGAGGAAGGTCAGGGTCTCCCCCGCCCTGGCCCGGCGCACCACGATGGGGGCGGCGAGCTTGCCCAGGTCGAAGGCGTGCAGGGGCTGGCCCAGGTCCAGCATGACGTAGTTGGTGACATCCACGGCCAGGGAGATGGGGCGCATGCCGGCGGCGGTGAGCCGGTCGCGCATCCACGCCGGGGAGGGCGCTGCCGGGTCGATGCCCCGCACCACGCGCGCCACGTAGCGGTCCGCCCCGGGGCGGCCGTGGATGGGGCTGGGGCCCTCGGCGATGGTGACCGGGTAGCCGTCAGGGCCAGCCGCGGCGATCCCGTTCGGGTAGAGGCCGGGGTTGGCGCCGTCGGCGGGGTCGGTGTAGGCCGCCCCGGTGGCGTGTGAGTACTCGCGGGCCACGCCGCGCATGGAGAAGCAGTAGCCCCGGTCCGGGGTCACGTTGATCTCCAGGACCTCCTCCCCCAGCCCGAGCAGGGGCAGGGCATCGGTGCCCGGGGCGGGAGGCTCCTCGCCGTCGTGCCCGTTGGCGGCCAGGTAGTCCTGCAGGACGATGATGCCGTCATGGTCCTCGCCGATGCCCAGCTCGCGGGCCGAGCAGATCATGCCGTCGGAGACATGGCCGTAGGTCTTGCGGGCGGCGATGGCGAAGTCGCCGGGCAGGACGGCCCCGGGCAGGCTGACCACCACGGAGTCCCCCACCGCGAAGTTGTGGGCGCCGCAGACGATCCCACGGCTGGGCAGCTCCGAGGGCTCCTTGCCGGTGCCGGGGGCGTCATTGTGCTCGGGCCCCACATCCACGCGGCAGTAGTTGATGATCTTGCCGTTGGACTGCTCCTTGGACTCCAGGGTCAGGACGCGCCCGACGACCAGCGGGCCGGTCACGGAGGGGGGAACGATCCGCTCCTCCTCCAGGCCCACGCGCACCAGATCGGCGGCGAGCTGCTCGGCGCTCAGGCCACTGGGGACCTCGACGTGCTCGCGCAGCCACTCCAGGGGGATGTATGGCATGTCAGTGTCCCTTTCCAGTGGAGCCGAACTGCTGGGAGAAGCGGATGTCTCCCTCGACGATGTCATGCATGTCGGAGATGCCGTGGCGCAGCATGAGCGTGCGCTCCAGGCCCATGCCGAAGGCGAAGCCCGTGTAGACCTCGGGATCGATGCCGCACGCCGTGAGCACATTGGGGTTGACCATGCCGCAGCCGCCCCACTCGATCCAACCGGCGCCGCCCTTCTTCTGTGGGAACCACAGGTCCATCTCGGCGCTGGGCTCGGTGAAGGGGAAGAAGGAGGGGCGCAGGCGGGCGCGGGCCTCGGGGCCGAACATGGACTTGGCGAAGTGGTCGAGGGTGCCCTTGAGGTGGGCCATGGTCAGGCCCTTGTCCACCGCCAGGCCCTCGACCTGGTGGAAGACCGGGGTGTGGGTGGCATCGAGCTCATCGGAGCGGAAGACCTTGCCGGGGCAGGCCACGTAGAGGGGCGGCTGCCCGCCCAGCATGACGCGGGCCTGGACCGGGGAGGTGTGCGTGCGCAGGACCAGGTTGGAGGGGTCCCCGGGCTGGGCGCCGACGGACTCGCCCTGGATGTAGAAGGTGTCCTGCATCTGGCGGGCGGGATGATCGGTGTCGAAGTTGAGAGCGTCGAAGTCGTACCACTCGTGCTCGACCTCGGGGCCCTCGGCGATGGACCAGCCCATGGAGATGAAGAAGTCCGAGATCTCCTCGATGAGCAGGTCAAGGGGGTGGCGGGCGCCCACGGGTCCGCGGAGGTTGGGGACGGTGACATCCACCGCCTCGGTGCGCAGCATCTCCTCCTCTGCGGCGGCCTCCAGCTCGGCCTGCCGGGCGCTCAGCGCGCCGGTGATGCGTCCGCGCGCGGCGCCGATGAGCTTGCCGGCGGTGGGCTTGTCCGCCTTGTCGAGGGCTCCGATGCCGCGGTTGGTGCGGGCGAGCACCGAGGAGTCGCCCGTGTAGGCCAGGCGGGTCTCCTTGAGTGCGGCCAGGTCCGTGGCGGCGGCGATGGCCGCGAGGGCCTCCTCGACGAGGGCGTTGATGCCCGCCTCGTCCAGTGGCGAGAGCGCGCCGGATACGTCAGTCATGTGCGAGCGCCTTCCATGTGGTACGTCGCGCCTAGGTTAGTCCGGCGGCTGCGAGGGCCTGAAATCGTGGCAGGCAGCAGCGCCCCTGAAAGCCGGCGCGAGGGGCGCTTTGTCCACCGTGAACAGCTTTAAGACTCGCCACCGCTTGCCGCGTTGGCAAACGCGCAGGTCAGAACGCCTTTGCCGCGTGGGACCCGGGCGCGGAGGCGGTTAAAGCTGTTCACGGTGGACAGTCTGACTCAGGCGATCGACCAGTGTGCTACATTTGCTACGAGGTGAGTGGAATGCAGAGTCTCGCACATCGCAGGTTGCGCAACGAGAGCGCGGAGGTGCTCCGGCGGGTTCAGGCCGGCCAGTCCTTCCGCATCACCAACCACGGGCAGGCCGTCGCACTGCTCATCCCCGTGCCGGACGAGCCTCTCGAGCAGCTGCGTGCCGCGGGGGCGACGATCCCGGCAACCGGTTGCGACTTCACCGCCCTGGAACGAGTGGACAGCCTGACCAGCCGGGAGGTCCTTGATGACCTTCGAGGCGACAGGTGAGGACCCCGACCTCCGAGCCCATGGCGGCGCTCGCCAGTGGCACGCTCATCTACGTCGACACCTCCGCAGCGCTCAAGCTCCTCATCAATGAGCCGGAGTCATCGCGACTGGCGCGATGGCTCCAGGATGCCGTGCTCGATGAGTGCGTCCTGTGCTCCTCGCTCCTCCTGCACACCGAGTTGCACTGCGCCTGCGCGCGCCGCGCCGCCCTCAAGACCTCTGTGGTCGACAGCCTGTTGGCGGGCATCGAACTCGTCGACCTGTCTCGGGATCACCTGTTGCAGGCCTCTCGGGCACGCAGCGGTCTGCGAGCCGCGGACGCCATCCACCTCACCGTCGCCACGATGACCGGCGCACAAGCACTTGTGACCTACGACCATGAGATGAGCCGCGCAGCGGTCGCGATCGGCATGCGCGTCTACGCACCGGGTTCTGTCCACCGTGAACAGTTTTAAGACTCACCACCGCTTGCCGCGTTGGCAAACGCGCAGGTCGGAGCGCCTTTGCCGCGTGGGACCCGGGCGCGGAGGCGGTTAAAGCTGTTCACGGTGGACAGATTCCGGGCGCTCGGCGCCTCATCGGGTGCGGGCCTCGATGCGACGAGCCAGGACTCCCAGGGCCCAATTGGCCAGCAGGTAGATGGCGGCGATGACCACGTAGGTCTGCAGGTAGACATCCATGCTGTACTCGCTGCGGGTGAAGGTCTCCAGGCGCCGTCCGGCGTACATGAGCTCGTTGTAGGCCACGACGTATCCCAGCGAGGTGTCCTTGAGGATGGTGACCAGCTGGGTGATGAGGGTCGGCAGCATCATGCGCAGCGCCTGGGGCGCCAGGATGAGGCGCATGGTCTGGCCACGGCTGAGCCCCAGTGCCTCGGCGGCCTCGCTCTGCCCCGCGTCCAGGGCCCTGACTCCTGACCTGAAGACCTCGGCGGTGGTGGCGGAGGAGCACATGATGATGGGGATGACGAGCATCCAGATGACGGGGAAGGTATAGCCCGTCAGCGGCGGCACGCCCAGGAGGAAGAAGTAGACGAGGAGCAGCATGGGGATGGCGCGCATGGCGTCGATCCACA
This genomic interval carries:
- a CDS encoding type II toxin-antitoxin system VapC family toxin yields the protein MRTPTSEPMAALASGTLIYVDTSAALKLLINEPESSRLARWLQDAVLDECVLCSSLLLHTELHCACARRAALKTSVVDSLLAGIELVDLSRDHLLQASRARSGLRAADAIHLTVATMTGAQALVTYDHEMSRAAVAIGMRVYAPGSVHREQF
- a CDS encoding amino acid ABC transporter permease, encoding MTSPAVLTTALGTRLGRRRPQAASDADLLFDAPGPKGRSRILIGSILAVIVMATIAGLALHQAGINGELAYPKWRYFLGQSTVAFLGGALRDSLIAAGIAAVASFPLGILLGWARMARNAVVRGVVGLWIDAMRAIPMLLLVYFFLLGVPPLTGYTFPVIWMLVIPIIMCSSATTAEVFRSGVRALDAGQSEAAEALGLSRGQTMRLILAPQALRMMLPTLITQLVTILKDTSLGYVVAYNELMYAGRRLETFTRSEYSMDVYLQTYVVIAAIYLLANWALGVLARRIEARTR
- the pheT gene encoding phenylalanine--tRNA ligase subunit beta; this translates as MPYIPLEWLREHVEVPSGLSAEQLAADLVRVGLEEERIVPPSVTGPLVVGRVLTLESKEQSNGKIINYCRVDVGPEHNDAPGTGKEPSELPSRGIVCGAHNFAVGDSVVVSLPGAVLPGDFAIAARKTYGHVSDGMICSARELGIGEDHDGIIVLQDYLAANGHDGEEPPAPGTDALPLLGLGEEVLEINVTPDRGYCFSMRGVAREYSHATGAAYTDPADGANPGLYPNGIAAAGPDGYPVTIAEGPSPIHGRPGADRYVARVVRGIDPAAPSPAWMRDRLTAAGMRPISLAVDVTNYVMLDLGQPLHAFDLGKLAAPIVVRRARAGETLTFLDEVTRALDPEDLVISDSPDGQGSRPLVLAGVFGGAAAEVDATTTDLLIEAAHFDPVSIARSARRHRLPTESSKRNERGVDTALAPVAAQRAVDLLVEYGGGTAEPIATDIDRTTAPAPQIIRADEAERLTGVPYGKSRVTELLEIIGCTVNPAGADDAGRELLEITAPTWRPDLVGPAHFAEEIARLDGYEAIDSIVPSAPSGAGLTGRQRLSREAVRALVGAGLTQVLSYPFIGGVHDLLEIPEDDPRRQAVRLANPLAEDAPWLRTSILDSLVETAARNISRGLPDVAVFEVGSVTLAQGTVPAAIPGVDHRPSDEEIAALAAGVPRQPMHAAAIVTGAKESPGVLGAGRAWDWADAIEIARTVGRALGLSLETVAPPAPVAPWHPGRLAELRLPSTRRGKEIVAGQVVGHAGELHPRVTRALGLPERACAVEIDLEPMLEAALGRGVLQVAPISTFPAAKEDIALVVDESVTAAEVESVVRAGAGALLEDLRLFDVFRGPQLGQGRKSLAFALRLRASDRTLTAEETAAVRKRVVKRAAKAMGAELRS
- the pheS gene encoding phenylalanine--tRNA ligase subunit alpha, with translation MTDVSGALSPLDEAGINALVEEALAAIAAATDLAALKETRLAYTGDSSVLARTNRGIGALDKADKPTAGKLIGAARGRITGALSARQAELEAAAEEEMLRTEAVDVTVPNLRGPVGARHPLDLLIEEISDFFISMGWSIAEGPEVEHEWYDFDALNFDTDHPARQMQDTFYIQGESVGAQPGDPSNLVLRTHTSPVQARVMLGGQPPLYVACPGKVFRSDELDATHTPVFHQVEGLAVDKGLTMAHLKGTLDHFAKSMFGPEARARLRPSFFPFTEPSAEMDLWFPQKKGGAGWIEWGGCGMVNPNVLTACGIDPEVYTGFAFGMGLERTLMLRHGISDMHDIVEGDIRFSQQFGSTGKGH
- a CDS encoding type II toxin-antitoxin system Phd/YefM family antitoxin, coding for MQSLAHRRLRNESAEVLRRVQAGQSFRITNHGQAVALLIPVPDEPLEQLRAAGATIPATGCDFTALERVDSLTSREVLDDLRGDR